Proteins found in one Brevibacillus brevis genomic segment:
- a CDS encoding SLC13 family permease, producing MTNQALFAIGIFLVTYAFIISEKLHRTIVAMSGGILMVLFGIITQEQAIHHIDFNTLGLLIGMMILVAITAQTGVFKYVAIRAAKVAKGKPIRILVYLSLITAIASAFLDNVTTVLLIVPVTFSIARQLELNPIPFLISEIIASNAGGTATLIGDPPNIMIGSSVPELDFMKFLVNLSPVIIVIMAVTVVCLVLIYRKQLVTSPELSAKIMQLNERDEITDSRLLKKSLTVMGLTIIGFMLHGALHLESATIALTGAFLLLLLTGEHYLEDAISKVEWNTIFFFIGLFVLVSGLVETGVIKKLATEAMNLTGGDSLKTSLLILWLSAIASAFVDNIPFVATMIPMIKEMGALGITNLEPLWWSLALGACLGGNGTLIGASANVIVAGLAAKEGHHIGFFSFMKVAFPLMILSILIAHVYVYLRYFIW from the coding sequence ATGACGAATCAGGCATTATTCGCTATTGGTATCTTTTTAGTTACCTATGCATTTATTATTAGCGAAAAGTTACATCGAACCATCGTCGCCATGTCTGGCGGAATTCTCATGGTCTTGTTCGGGATCATTACACAGGAACAAGCGATTCACCATATCGACTTTAACACGCTTGGCTTACTTATCGGAATGATGATCTTGGTTGCCATTACGGCGCAGACCGGCGTATTCAAGTATGTGGCTATCCGTGCGGCAAAGGTCGCAAAAGGCAAACCGATTCGCATCCTCGTCTACCTGAGCTTGATCACGGCCATTGCCTCCGCCTTTTTGGACAACGTTACTACTGTACTTCTCATCGTACCTGTGACGTTTAGCATCGCGCGCCAGCTCGAGCTTAATCCGATTCCTTTTTTAATCAGTGAAATCATCGCCTCCAATGCCGGAGGAACAGCTACGTTGATCGGTGACCCACCGAATATCATGATTGGCAGTTCAGTACCGGAGCTTGATTTTATGAAGTTTCTCGTGAATTTGAGCCCCGTTATCATCGTGATTATGGCTGTAACTGTTGTTTGTTTGGTCCTGATTTACCGCAAGCAGTTAGTAACATCACCTGAGTTGAGTGCAAAAATCATGCAGTTAAATGAGCGTGATGAGATTACCGACAGCCGTTTATTGAAAAAGTCTTTGACGGTGATGGGTTTGACCATTATTGGTTTCATGCTTCATGGTGCCCTTCATTTGGAGTCGGCAACGATCGCTTTAACTGGAGCATTTCTTTTGCTCCTCCTTACCGGAGAGCATTATTTAGAAGACGCGATCAGCAAAGTCGAGTGGAATACGATTTTCTTCTTCATCGGTCTGTTTGTTCTCGTCTCTGGTTTAGTGGAAACAGGCGTGATCAAAAAGCTCGCAACGGAAGCAATGAATCTCACCGGTGGAGATTCACTCAAGACCTCCCTGTTAATTCTCTGGTTGAGCGCCATCGCCTCTGCCTTTGTTGACAATATCCCGTTCGTTGCCACCATGATTCCAATGATCAAGGAAATGGGAGCCCTCGGGATCACCAATTTAGAGCCGCTTTGGTGGAGTCTTGCACTCGGAGCGTGTTTAGGTGGGAACGGTACTTTGATTGGAGCTAGTGCCAATGTGATTGTTGCTGGCTTGGCTGCAAAGGAAGGACATCATATCGGCTTTTTCAGCTTTATGAAGGTCGCCTTCCCGTTAATGATCCTGTCTATCTTGATTGCTCATGTCTATGTTTACTTGCGCTATTTTATTTGGTGA
- the serA gene encoding phosphoglycerate dehydrogenase: protein MYKVLITDPLSEFGIQQLLDASDVEVVRQTNLSPAELISVIGDYDALLVRSQTQVTAEVLTAGKKLKAVGRAGVGVDNIDINAATQAGIPVINAPDGNTISTAEHSFAMLMAVARNIPQAHKKLVDGTWDRKSFQGVELNNKVLGVIGMGRIGSEVAKRAKAFGMTVMGFDPFMTEERAEKMGVTNATVDEICRKADFITVHTPLTKETRHIISTREFAKMKDGVRLINCARGGIIDEKALYEAITAGKVAGAALDVFEEEPPVDNPLVGLPQVVTTPHLGASTIEAQENVAVDVSEEILKVLRDEPFKNAVNLPSIPAHVMEKVQPYFTLGEKLGHFLAQVTVGSISEISIKYSGELTEVDTSPLTRTVLKGVLSFRLGEEVNYVNAPILAKVRDITVTEQKAAQNKGFTNLLTVSLKTTQETRTVAGTRLNGYGARIVKIDDFAIDVAPEGYLLYIHHNDRPGVIGRVGSILGENSVNIATMQVGRRDIGGDAIMMLSVDKPLTPELLDTMGELAEVKSVTQIEL from the coding sequence ATGTATAAAGTACTCATTACCGATCCACTTAGCGAATTTGGAATTCAACAGCTCTTGGACGCTTCTGATGTAGAAGTTGTTCGTCAAACAAACCTCTCCCCTGCCGAACTGATCAGTGTGATTGGCGACTACGATGCACTCCTCGTACGCAGCCAAACCCAAGTAACAGCAGAAGTCCTCACTGCCGGCAAAAAGCTGAAGGCAGTCGGTCGCGCGGGTGTCGGTGTCGATAATATTGATATCAACGCTGCCACCCAAGCAGGTATTCCAGTTATCAACGCTCCAGACGGCAACACCATCTCTACTGCAGAGCATTCGTTTGCCATGCTGATGGCTGTCGCTCGTAACATCCCTCAAGCTCACAAGAAGCTGGTAGACGGTACATGGGATCGCAAAAGCTTCCAAGGGGTTGAGTTGAATAACAAAGTATTGGGAGTCATCGGTATGGGGCGTATCGGTTCTGAGGTTGCGAAGCGTGCGAAAGCATTTGGCATGACCGTTATGGGCTTCGATCCTTTCATGACCGAGGAACGTGCGGAAAAGATGGGTGTAACCAACGCAACTGTGGATGAAATTTGCCGCAAAGCAGATTTCATTACCGTCCATACTCCGCTGACGAAAGAAACCCGCCACATCATCAGCACGCGTGAATTCGCGAAAATGAAAGATGGCGTTCGCTTGATCAACTGCGCTCGCGGAGGAATCATTGACGAGAAGGCTCTCTACGAGGCGATTACTGCAGGAAAAGTTGCTGGGGCAGCTCTGGACGTTTTCGAAGAAGAACCACCTGTAGACAACCCTCTTGTAGGTCTGCCACAAGTGGTAACGACTCCACATCTGGGGGCTTCGACCATTGAAGCACAGGAAAACGTGGCTGTAGACGTATCGGAAGAAATCCTGAAGGTTCTTCGTGACGAGCCATTCAAAAACGCCGTGAATTTGCCTTCGATCCCTGCACATGTGATGGAAAAAGTCCAACCGTACTTCACGTTAGGTGAAAAGCTGGGCCATTTCCTTGCCCAAGTGACAGTAGGTTCCATTTCGGAGATTTCGATTAAATATAGCGGTGAATTGACAGAGGTAGACACATCCCCGCTGACTCGCACAGTCCTCAAAGGAGTACTGTCCTTCCGTCTAGGCGAGGAAGTCAACTATGTGAACGCCCCGATTCTCGCAAAAGTGCGCGACATCACCGTAACGGAGCAAAAGGCAGCGCAAAACAAAGGCTTTACGAACTTACTGACCGTTAGCTTGAAAACGACGCAAGAGACACGCACAGTGGCTGGAACGCGACTTAATGGTTACGGTGCGCGTATTGTGAAAATTGACGACTTTGCGATTGACGTAGCGCCTGAGGGCTACCTGCTCTACATTCATCACAATGACCGTCCAGGTGTGATCGGACGTGTCGGCTCCATCTTGGGTGAAAACAGCGTGAACATCGCAACGATGCAGGTAGGACGCCGTGATATCGGTGGAGACGCGATCATGATGCTCTCTGTCGACAAACCATTGACGCCAGAGCTTCTCGATACGATGGGCGAGCTGGCGGAAGTGAAAAGCGTTACACAAATCGAGCTGTAA
- a CDS encoding pyridoxal-phosphate-dependent aminotransferase family protein → MFADKMILRIPGPTPIPPRVQTAMSQPMIGHRSGKFSALFARTAERLKPYFGTKQDVYILAGSGTSALEMGVVNTLQPGDEAAVLVSGAFGERFAKICERYGIIAHRVEVPWGKAVTPDLVETFLQKKPQVKAVFATYCETSTGVENPIADLAKTIRTHSDALFIVDAVSNLGAVPCEMDAWGVDIVVTGSQKAFMLPTGLAFLAASERAWQVIEQNKSLAFYLDLKAYRKSLAEQTTPYTPAVSLIFGLAEVLDMLEEEGLPAIVKRHELMRDMTRAAMRALNIKLMAEDQYASTTVTSCDPAGVFHAEALRKMLTQQFNITIAGGQQHLKGKIFRIGHMGYCEPLDVLQVISAIELSLHQIGAPVELGAGVKAAQEVLIAHV, encoded by the coding sequence ATGTTCGCAGACAAAATGATCTTGAGAATCCCTGGCCCTACCCCTATTCCACCACGTGTCCAAACGGCGATGAGCCAACCGATGATTGGACACCGCAGCGGCAAATTTTCTGCCCTTTTCGCCCGTACTGCTGAAAGACTGAAGCCTTACTTTGGCACCAAGCAGGATGTATACATCTTGGCAGGTAGCGGAACGAGCGCACTGGAGATGGGCGTCGTAAATACGCTTCAACCAGGCGATGAAGCTGCCGTCCTCGTCAGCGGTGCATTTGGTGAGCGCTTTGCAAAAATTTGCGAGCGTTACGGTATCATCGCCCATCGCGTGGAAGTTCCTTGGGGCAAAGCTGTTACACCTGATTTGGTTGAAACATTCTTGCAAAAAAAGCCACAGGTAAAAGCCGTTTTCGCAACCTACTGTGAAACATCCACTGGGGTTGAAAATCCGATTGCTGACTTGGCGAAAACCATTCGCACACATTCGGACGCCCTCTTCATTGTGGATGCAGTAAGCAACCTCGGTGCAGTTCCATGCGAAATGGACGCGTGGGGTGTCGATATCGTGGTAACTGGCTCGCAAAAAGCTTTCATGCTGCCAACAGGTCTTGCTTTCCTCGCTGCGAGTGAACGTGCATGGCAAGTGATTGAGCAAAACAAATCGCTCGCCTTCTATTTGGACTTAAAAGCATACCGTAAGAGCTTGGCAGAGCAAACAACTCCGTATACGCCTGCTGTATCCCTCATTTTCGGTCTCGCCGAGGTATTGGATATGTTGGAGGAAGAAGGCTTGCCAGCTATCGTAAAGCGCCATGAACTGATGAGAGACATGACTCGTGCAGCGATGAGGGCATTAAACATAAAACTGATGGCCGAAGATCAGTACGCATCGACGACCGTTACTTCTTGTGATCCTGCTGGTGTCTTTCATGCAGAAGCTCTCCGCAAAATGTTAACGCAGCAATTCAACATTACGATTGCTGGCGGTCAGCAGCACCTGAAAGGCAAGATCTTCCGTATCGGGCACATGGGTTATTGCGAGCCATTGGATGTTCTGCAAGTTATCTCTGCCATCGAATTGTCGCTTCACCAAATCGGTGCTCCAGTTGAGCTGGGTGCTGGTGTAAAAGCTGCTCAGGAGGTGCTCATTGCACATGTATAA
- a CDS encoding ferredoxin: MTTWVDKDTCIACGACGATAPDVFDYDDEGLAFNKLDDNSNSVEIPDILHDDVRDAAEGCPTDSIKVE; encoded by the coding sequence ATGACTACATGGGTAGATAAAGATACTTGTATTGCTTGCGGTGCTTGTGGCGCCACGGCTCCTGACGTCTTTGATTACGACGATGAGGGCCTTGCGTTCAACAAGTTGGATGACAACTCTAACAGTGTTGAAATCCCGGATATCCTGCATGACGATGTTCGTGATGCTGCTGAAGGATGCCCGACCGACTCTATTAAAGTGGAATAG
- a CDS encoding helix-turn-helix domain-containing protein: MNSRNSAAEEQDLLCAVALNAMLPLANERTLQSAYYILRGRKANQTLQDVHLYTLYPYYRMFSRFPREDWEKIVSTLFQAGWILPVNAVGTNGKPTFTFSDSGLQHAKHTYQKYRFDVWFAPFTQSDLAERIEPFWSRLHLMVQTISQMHHGDLGFIPVVSDKTAQRWVKNQLADGAMRNTWKQQLSDELYRLWEPLDEGVQELLFCQLSGAGQVGKTMGQVAEIRQTSRSYLMLQFRYGLAASIQTLLAESNHYPLLSKLVTESHKLDARLTESAARTYALLQTGSDKTEIAKRRQMKESTIEDHLVEIALRCPEWDMTTYLPNELAKKIVETSERLDTSRLRLIKDQLEATVSYLQIRLALARATRGAK; this comes from the coding sequence ATGAACAGTCGGAACAGTGCGGCAGAGGAGCAGGACCTTCTTTGTGCGGTCGCCTTGAATGCCATGTTACCTCTGGCCAATGAACGAACGCTGCAATCAGCCTACTACATACTGCGTGGCAGAAAAGCCAATCAGACACTGCAAGATGTGCATTTGTATACCCTTTATCCGTATTATCGGATGTTTTCTCGTTTTCCAAGAGAGGATTGGGAGAAAATAGTTTCAACTTTATTTCAGGCGGGCTGGATTTTACCTGTTAATGCAGTTGGAACGAACGGGAAGCCGACCTTTACCTTTTCTGATAGTGGATTGCAGCATGCCAAACACACGTACCAAAAATATCGGTTTGATGTGTGGTTCGCACCTTTCACCCAATCCGACTTGGCGGAGCGAATCGAACCGTTTTGGAGCAGACTTCATCTTATGGTGCAGACGATCTCGCAAATGCATCATGGTGATCTCGGCTTCATTCCGGTCGTTTCGGACAAGACGGCACAGCGTTGGGTAAAAAACCAATTGGCTGATGGGGCAATGCGAAATACTTGGAAACAGCAATTGTCTGACGAGTTATATCGATTGTGGGAGCCTCTGGATGAAGGTGTGCAGGAGCTTTTATTTTGCCAACTGTCAGGAGCAGGACAAGTTGGCAAGACCATGGGACAAGTAGCAGAGATTCGCCAAACGAGTCGCAGCTATCTCATGCTGCAATTTCGATACGGACTGGCCGCGTCAATTCAGACGCTGCTTGCAGAGAGCAATCATTATCCTCTTTTATCAAAACTTGTTACAGAGTCGCACAAGCTTGATGCTCGCCTGACCGAAAGTGCTGCTCGAACGTACGCACTGCTTCAGACTGGCAGTGACAAAACAGAAATAGCGAAAAGACGACAAATGAAAGAAAGCACAATAGAAGATCATTTGGTAGAGATTGCCCTGCGCTGTCCGGAATGGGATATGACAACGTATTTGCCGAATGAGCTGGCAAAAAAGATCGTGGAGACCAGTGAGCGACTCGATACAAGCAGACTCCGGCTCATCAAGGATCAATTGGAGGCAACAGTATCGTATTTGCAGATCCGATTGGCACTGGCACGAGCGACAAGGGGGGCAAAATGA
- a CDS encoding RecQ family ATP-dependent DNA helicase, producing MNKQFMYDRLKLHFGYDSFRPGQESIIERLLHGRSVLGLLATGGGKSVTYQLPAMLLPGLTVVVSPLISLMVDQVQQLRARKKIPATYLNSMQDQTESREILKGLSEGAYKLLYISPEKLQQTYVQQVLKRARVSLIAIDEAHCISQWGHDFRTDYLRLPEVVKQLGAPPVLAVTATATESVREEICNLFSIEKEDVVLQSLNRANIAYDLVEVVEETDRRSYVFDQMNRLQDPGIVYCSTRQAVDVLAASYQLDGKKRVHGYHGGMNSMERMLIQSQFLAGELDVIIATNAFGMGIDKPDIRYVIHYQMPASLEAYAQEIGRIGRDGKPGYALLLFSWDDWQIHQHMLEKEYPTQVQVQKYEQLCNTGVPLTNEALAMMDISEEMGALLGFYSERVLASCEAAAAGESYPKAQMIWQETEKRKSFKQKKLAEMVSFVRGENCLRASINTYFKENDHQFDLYCCKKCGLNTEAYFQTNDHAITKNEQIKWNLRQALDTLLPNK from the coding sequence ATGAATAAACAGTTCATGTACGACAGATTAAAGCTGCATTTTGGATACGACTCATTCCGCCCCGGTCAGGAGTCTATTATTGAACGTCTACTGCATGGACGAAGTGTTCTCGGGCTGTTAGCAACAGGTGGCGGGAAATCAGTGACGTATCAGCTGCCAGCAATGCTTTTGCCGGGTCTGACCGTCGTTGTTTCCCCGTTGATCTCCTTGATGGTTGATCAGGTGCAGCAGCTCCGAGCGCGAAAAAAAATTCCGGCTACTTATTTGAACAGCATGCAGGATCAGACAGAGTCCCGCGAAATCTTAAAAGGGCTCTCGGAAGGTGCTTACAAGCTGTTGTATATTTCTCCAGAAAAGCTTCAACAGACCTATGTTCAACAAGTGTTAAAGCGGGCGAGGGTGTCTCTGATCGCGATTGATGAAGCGCATTGTATCTCGCAATGGGGACATGATTTTCGTACAGATTACCTGCGATTGCCTGAAGTCGTGAAACAATTGGGAGCACCTCCTGTTCTGGCTGTGACAGCGACTGCGACGGAATCTGTTCGTGAGGAGATTTGCAACTTATTTTCCATTGAAAAGGAAGATGTTGTGTTGCAGTCCCTTAATCGGGCGAATATCGCTTATGATCTGGTTGAAGTTGTGGAGGAAACAGACAGGCGCTCCTATGTATTTGATCAGATGAATCGTCTGCAGGATCCAGGAATCGTTTACTGCAGCACGCGACAAGCGGTAGATGTGTTGGCTGCCTCTTATCAACTCGATGGAAAAAAACGCGTACACGGTTACCACGGGGGCATGAATAGCATGGAGAGAATGCTGATCCAGTCCCAATTCCTCGCAGGAGAGCTCGATGTTATTATTGCAACCAATGCATTTGGTATGGGAATCGACAAGCCAGATATTCGCTACGTCATCCATTATCAAATGCCAGCCAGTTTGGAGGCATACGCACAAGAAATCGGGCGGATCGGCCGTGATGGCAAGCCTGGTTATGCGCTGCTTTTATTTTCGTGGGACGATTGGCAGATTCACCAACACATGCTGGAGAAGGAGTACCCGACACAAGTGCAAGTTCAAAAATACGAGCAGTTGTGCAATACCGGAGTACCCTTGACGAATGAGGCCTTGGCGATGATGGACATATCCGAAGAAATGGGCGCACTCCTTGGCTTTTATTCGGAAAGAGTGCTGGCCTCATGCGAAGCTGCCGCTGCGGGAGAGTCGTATCCAAAGGCTCAAATGATTTGGCAGGAAACGGAAAAAAGGAAAAGCTTTAAGCAAAAAAAGCTGGCAGAAATGGTGTCTTTCGTTAGAGGAGAAAACTGTTTGCGTGCGAGCATCAATACGTATTTCAAAGAAAATGATCATCAGTTTGATCTGTACTGCTGTAAGAAATGCGGCTTAAATACGGAAGCGTATTTCCAAACGAATGACCATGCAATCACAAAGAATGAACAAATCAAATGGAATTTGCGGCAGGCGTTAGATACTCTTTTGCCGAACAAATAA
- a CDS encoding CPBP family intramembrane glutamic endopeptidase: MREDRLEVDEATLRLNLWLTQGIVMGVAAAGSLLVLGWDATLSLFILPGWNAVLWAVVVAAGIIIASIAMDRSLPKRWQDDGSINEKVFGAMLPSTTILVCMVVGVGEEWLFRGVIQTLTGNFWSSLIFTLIHVRYLKKPLMIISVFGTSWILGVLFSYYQSLWPSIVAHILIDIMLAFHLQKTIKKKGEEE, from the coding sequence GTGAGGGAAGATCGGCTAGAGGTGGATGAAGCCACTCTTCGGCTGAATCTATGGTTGACACAAGGAATCGTAATGGGAGTGGCTGCTGCCGGTAGCTTATTAGTGCTGGGCTGGGATGCTACTCTGTCCTTGTTTATTTTGCCAGGCTGGAATGCCGTCCTGTGGGCCGTGGTTGTAGCCGCAGGTATTATCATCGCGAGCATTGCGATGGATCGTTCCTTGCCTAAGCGATGGCAAGATGATGGCAGTATCAATGAAAAAGTTTTTGGCGCCATGTTACCATCTACCACAATTCTCGTCTGTATGGTAGTAGGGGTGGGAGAGGAATGGCTATTTCGTGGAGTCATTCAAACGCTTACCGGGAATTTTTGGAGCAGTCTTATTTTTACTCTGATCCACGTACGTTATTTGAAAAAACCACTCATGATCATAAGTGTATTTGGTACAAGCTGGATCTTGGGAGTCTTGTTTTCCTACTATCAGTCCCTATGGCCCTCGATTGTGGCTCATATCCTTATTGACATCATGCTAGCCTTTCATTTACAAAAAACGATCAAGAAAAAGGGGGAGGAAGAGTGA
- a CDS encoding LysM peptidoglycan-binding domain-containing protein: MNLEHNPLPPRRSRHTRPKASFSFKKWIQPGLYLFGFVFFGLIGLELYRANIPHESAATGSVEVKDVSKAITASQGSKAGEKEPASVVLPSAPDPNASANTPPAKAKTTESKPVEPVVKATPSVQTPAVSPVPAQTTTGTPVNKPNQIASPSATKVATPGKQASTPSTTKSKVVKHVVKKGETLFMLSRKYYGNNSNVRRIATYNGLHSEAGLVEGKIVLVPLVQ, from the coding sequence GTGAATCTTGAGCATAATCCATTACCACCCCGACGCTCCCGTCATACTCGCCCTAAAGCGTCGTTCTCGTTTAAAAAGTGGATTCAACCTGGATTGTACTTGTTTGGATTCGTCTTTTTCGGGTTGATTGGTCTTGAGTTGTACAGGGCCAATATCCCACACGAGTCAGCAGCTACTGGTAGTGTTGAAGTGAAGGATGTTAGCAAAGCGATTACCGCTTCGCAAGGGAGCAAGGCAGGGGAAAAGGAGCCAGCATCCGTCGTTCTTCCTTCTGCTCCTGATCCCAATGCAAGCGCGAACACCCCACCTGCCAAAGCAAAAACGACCGAATCAAAACCAGTTGAGCCTGTAGTGAAGGCGACCCCAAGCGTACAGACACCTGCAGTGAGCCCAGTCCCAGCCCAAACTACGACTGGTACACCAGTAAACAAGCCAAACCAGATCGCGAGTCCTTCTGCTACTAAAGTAGCTACACCGGGAAAGCAAGCTTCAACACCGTCTACAACAAAGTCAAAGGTCGTCAAGCATGTGGTGAAGAAGGGTGAAACGTTGTTTATGCTGTCACGAAAGTACTACGGAAATAATTCGAACGTAAGACGAATTGCAACATACAACGGGCTTCATTCAGAAGCAGGGCTCGTCGAAGGGAAAATTGTTTTGGTTCCCCTCGTTCAGTAA